The Toxoplasma gondii ME49 chromosome III, whole genome shotgun sequence genome includes a window with the following:
- a CDS encoding hypothetical protein (encoded by transcript TGME49_252880), producing MAPSNAQPSAGPVPIAIGSLSPPSSLASPSSASASFALPSPVPGSSRAASLHFPSWNSHPLPPGFSLSSPPSPANADCDLRVRQRSSAAAVCISASPQHATASRPLHALAERPESRAVQASSSALSCPGAVAASSEAARTAEADRLSERPVHLPALAESRRGAPEDGVEFQGKRIAPPLHPPSSSPPASPSARSTVSLTSYFSFSAAPPPLSPSRVPPVFSPAPITAAPCPSHRSVSSAVRGETHTPRHKSSASYRLPCQLPVLPPSSRPTPEDDRGEGFCETASTAVAARGPRGLRDSSGDNLEACSFSAASHKRSASRGLEEGSRMRAQSAGGDRQGLRGRQRQGRACIACQSRHRTRTVDAAELRRNGDESSADEVDDGFPYLLEQSIRLAEPQSYAAPATSAAPATSAAPATSAAPATSAAPATSAAPAAAPKDRPRRVAPSFPLSAAPRRLQTPAEEARRFLSWHPPESRAASAEASAVSSAVDRDPSLWLLREACRNPDEGNVYRLVLEQVMRGRCLRRPLEDVPSADFSEQVQRLKHSVHSALEQCTGFRCHSVSRGSPKGKRRRGEAPAVREDACRPSELRAAVAVSRDLYAENTFLEQFVTKGDRVLQTKELARYREAIGKLEQENKSLRQRVTEERNQTLSFFRQRCALDLLLQSVAAQLGEDDQRELLSRMRLCAASCVAIDWRDQKRGPGDKAAAAASDLQPVAGFSFADLLPCAVSALEELAASKGAKRGVRGEPGGDEKAWGVGGRRETLGVSGGAGRARAGLGAESCLSSRARSVCASPRERETAEQSTARAQRGVHDQLAGLRSLLIDKEAALNSALLERDGQRAEIRQLKSLLEGREEATVAAKRDVEDENARLKATIKSLQESLKSTEEKFQEKSQRTEGLVAELQSQIAEARQSLAEERATLKAREEELARRAAGDGQAETAALQKKLEEDVHAKLQAEVVALRAKAARSDSLEAELEAKKQLLAAEAAKVGDLEAKLRETEARNEELEQVVARLREDLAAAAGKAKDQVSAPLESGKDSTVAKSVKSKPLLPPPGKGAKASASVPLSTDVSVLQTEVATLLAENQRLALALQEATLREAAAAAGAPDRAAPSPGHVAKKSLPPSKATSASPAEPLGAKTAETPSSAGAQGLASGLAKKFAAAEKPKAKGMFAALRRTLSRSSSPAQKASPPPSPRSAGGSSDEVAKLRAQLEKMREELARALEQKNILSGHEATAGAAGAALGTSGKAKTPAKVGPKKAAPALEASAETATKQIAELKRENEALRQRIAELEAFKPSEPGGEKAAPAATQGPPAQKGAVPPKMGVVPPKKAARLQPAQTQGDSERSTNLGEAEEVKRLRSEVDRLQLEKERLEAELKQERQELVELKQTVRSPSATLGGSKKVSPVGAAKLKGMPPPKASSPAVPAASHADEEMQTLRSALSEVQKERDELKKRLESLESAEKRDETKKDAPQPEAAGKAGPPKKAGPSKKPPLVGAKKAASPAPPAVDAAVSEAPGAAEASPIAAVDLQDIEALKKEVEALRAQLVASEGAKAALEEKLKTAEAPKSKASPPAKAKLAPVPKNAGGTDARVGYTGVGDTGEKLRELEVEVKELRAEKAALLEENAKLKREGSQVVQGQPASEDQGKPVPGKKAGPVGGKVPPKATAKAPASEAPTSGHEATETQRKLEELEVEVKTLRAENEALAKDLAKLKKEREDAPQGEEAKAGGKTAVPKKSPPKPGALPAKKAAAPVAKAEEEQKPGGSVGMDSKLEEKIAALEMENRTLRDELARVKEQVKQSAKAREETPQTAEPSSAGKAAPPFGVVKAKGPPKKALPASATSICATTGEAEQNEAQARLAALEEETRELREKAKHLEAERDTLKRQVDELKQAEAKPRGGGQEREERSEEGDAPAKAGAKGGKPPPPKKKPAVPAPKAKEGVEEKGEGEGKDEVKTEDITKMKEEIDRLTKEKEELQEEVTALKGAAEKREETAGGEKAEETQAMKQEIERLKKENAELQKKLADLSVATEKREEASGEGDAPAKAGAKGGKPPPPKKKPAVPAPKAKEGVEEKGEGEGRDEVKTEDINKMKEEIDRLTKEKEELQKEVTALKGAAEKREETAGGEKAEETQAMKQENERLKKENAELQKKLADLSVATEKREEASGEGDAPAKAGAKGGKPPPPKKKPAVPAPKAKEGVEEKGEGEGKDEVKTEDITKMKEEIDLLTKEKEELQKEVTAIKGAAEKREETAGGEKAEETQAMKQENERLKKENAELQKKLADLSVATEKREEASGEGDAPAKAGAKGGKPPPPKKKPAVPAPKAKEGVEEKGEGEGKDEVKTEDISVQLEELRKENEHLKRCLESVAKDGGAPASGASQEMKRLQEELEELKKEKEKSKAEETNAGGAGGAADVEKLKAVEAENENLRKQLSELQKASPTAPASEKKEENADAPSEKKEDDSKTVVALQEEIRVLKEEKGSLEKRLQEATSASPPAAVKSKSAPPPKKAGAAPKDAEGAAKDEAGDAKALEAKVAALETENKKLKAHIASLTPAAAGKEGISVQEGQKLEKRSSILKVFDDEDGLDRQWSVVVPAAGDLIPVAKYESAKAKYEKLLDAYRRQKGKIASFEADASQYAEERETLQTQVTDLQGELRRTRAELGVFQELEKKQEEEQKKNEEAEAQAAGSIFSFWGGGAEAEPAEAAPAEKTNEAEGQVKLLKVKVKNLQEEKQMLESKLEKMQSKLEAARSGAGSMATIPTIEDLKRSSGGGEEKSEAGGESSSEVTKKIATLQKELEEGRVREQKLQEEVTKLKKVLEGLEKGTKSEQGEKPEQTQEETGREVQKRLEEVEKERDELKVKLSEKEEEIKKLKGETETLEKDKSDLLKKVAALEEEMKGLREQAATESAKASVAEAEPSQKEHEEKEKKEKAKKEKKEKEGKDKQEQEEKKKEQEEEQAKQAKEEQEKKEKEEKERKKKEKKEQAKREKEEQEKKEKEEREKKEKEEQEKKEKEEREKKEKEEQEKKEKEEREKKEKEEQEKKEKEEREKKEAEEKEAAQAEEPAPDQGGGMFSWFGGGAAAAPEQSETEPPSEEEKEEGGGFLSAFGFGAPAPPEKEEEPSILRLSTAPQEGQEDAPKAADATSDASSEDEAEAGIASSIAGYFWGF from the coding sequence ATGGCGCCGTCGAATGCGCAGCCCTCTGCAGGGCCTGTGCCTATCGCCATTGGTTCCTTGTcgcctccctcgtctcttgcgtctccttcttccgcgtccgCTTCGTTTGCGTTGCCGTCGCCTGTCCCCGGCTCCAGCCGCGCGGCTTCGCTGCACTTTCCTTCTTGGAATTCGCATCCACTTCCCCCtggtttttctttgtcgtctccgccttctcctgcgAACGCAGACTGCGATTTACGAGTCAGACAGAGAAGCTCTGCTGCAGCTGTGTGCATCTCGGCCTCGCCGCAGCATGCGACAGCCTCGAGGCCTCTTCATGCTCTTGCGGAACGACCAGAGAGTCGCGCAGTGCAGGCGTCCTCTTCCGCCCTGAGCTGTCCAGGAGccgtcgctgcttcctcggaAGCTGCCAGAACTGCAGAGGCAGACCGACTCAGTGAGCGACCAGTTCACCTGCCGGCGTTGGCTGAGAGCAGACGCGGCGCGCCTGAGGACGGAGTGGAATTCCAGGGGAAGCGAATTGCACCTCCTCTGCaccctccttcttcgtctccgcccGCTTCGCCGTCAGCTCGCTcaactgtctctctcacGAGCtacttctctttctcggcgGCACCacctcccctgtctccttcaagagttcctcctgtcttctctccagctcccATCACCGCAGCTCCCTGTCCCTCGCACCGTTCAGTCTCTTCAGCTGTGCGCGGCGAAACGCACACACCTCGGCACAAGTCGAGCGCCTCGTACAGGCTGCCTTGCCAGCTCCCGGTGCTGCCACCGTCGTCGCGACCAACGccagaagacgacagaggcgaaggtTTCTGTGAGACCGCGTCGACGGCGGTAGCCGCGCGAGGTCCCAGAGGCTTGCGGGACTCCTCAGGAGACAACCTCGAGGCCTGTAGCTTTTCCGCGGCCTCTCACAAGCGCTCCGCCTCGAGAGGCCTCGAGGAAGGCAGCCGCATGCGAGCCCAGTCGGCCGGGGGCGATCGCCAAGGCCTCCGCGGGCGGCAGCGGCAGGgccgtgcatgcattgcCTGTCAGTCAAGACACAGAACGCGAACCGTGGATGCAGCGGAGCTGCGCAGAAACGGGGACGAGAGCAGTGCGGACGAAGTGGACGATGGCTTTCCATATTTGCTCGAGCAAAGCATTCGCCTCGCAGAGCCCCAATCTTATGCTGCGCCTGCGACGTCTGCTGCGCCTGCGACGTCTGCTGCGCCTGCGACGTCTGCTGCACCTGCGACGTCTGCTGCGCCTGCGACGtctgctgcgcctgctgCGGCGCCCAAGGATCGACCAAGGAGAGTGGCGCCTTCGTTTCCACTGTCTGCGgcgcctcggcgtctccagaCTCCcgcggaggaggcgcgcaGGTTCCTGTCTTGGCATCCGCCGGAGTCGCGAGCTGCGTCTGCCGAGGCGTCGGCCGTGTCGAGTGCCGTGGATCGAGATCCCTCTTTGTGGCTTCTGCGCGAGGCTTGTCGAAATCCTGACGAGGGGAATGTGTACCGACTCGTTTTAGAGCAAGTGATGCGGGGCCGCTGCTTGCGGCGCCCCCTGGAGGACGTTCCATCCGCGGACTTCTCGGAGCAGGTCCAGCGACTGAAGCACAGCGTCCACAGTGCGCTGGAGCAGTGCACAGGCTTCCGTTGTCACTCGGTCTCGCGCGGCAGCCCAAAGGGAAAGCggcgcagaggcgaggcgccaGCGGTGCGCGAAGACGCCTGCAGACCCTCTGAGCTCCGAGCGGCAGTGGCTGTGAGTCGGGACTTGTACGCCGAGAACACCTTTCTCGAACAGTTTGTGACGAAGGGTGATCGCGTTCTCCAGACGAAGGAGCTGGCGCGATACCGGGAGGCGATAGGGAAACTCGAGCAGGAGAACAAGAGTCTGCGGCAGCGTGTGACAGAGGAACGGAACCAGAcgctctcgttctttcgGCAAAGATGCGCTCTGGACTTGCTTCTTCAGAGCGTCGCGGCTCAGCTCGGCGAAGACGACCAGCGGGAACTCCTCTCACGCATGCGCCTCTGCGCGGCATCGTGCGTCGCCATCGACTGGCGAGACCAGAAACGAGGCCCCGGCGACAAGGCCGCGGCCGCTGCCTCTGATCTGCAGCCAGTCGCTGGCTTTTCCTTCGCCGACCTCTTGCCCTGCGCAGTTTCTGCCCTGGAGGAGCTTGCGGCGAGCAAGGGTGCGAAGCGCGGCGTTCGCGGCGAACCAGGCGGCGACGAAAAGGCTTGGGGTGTGGGCggccgcagagagacgctggGCGTCAGTGGAGGCGCAGGCCGCGCGAGGGCAGGTCTCGGAGCAGAGAGCTGCTTGTCGAGTCGAGCGCGGAGtgtctgcgcctctcccagagaaagggagacagcggagcAGAGCACAGCTCGGGCGCAGCGTGGAGTGCATGACCAGCTCGCAGGCCTTCGGAGTCTCCTGATCGACAAAGAAGCCGCGCTGAACTCGGCGCTgttggagagagacggccaGCGCGCAGAGATCCGGCAACTGAAGAGTCTTCTAGAGGGCCGAGAGGAGGCGACTGTCGCTGCGAAGAGGGACGTCGAGgacgagaacgcgagacTGAAGGCCACCATCAAGTCGCTGCAAGAGAGCCTGAAGTCGACGGAAGAAAAGTTTCAAGAAAAGAGTCAACGCACTGAGGGCCTCGTGGCCGAGCTGCAGTCGCAAATTGCAGAAGCTCGGCAAAGTCTCGCCGAAGAGCGAGCAACCTTgaaggcgcgagaagaagagctcgCGCGTCGAGCCGCAGGAGACGGACAGGCGGAGACCGCggctctgcagaagaagttAGAAGAAGATGTCCACGCGAAGCTCCAGGCCGAGGTCGTAGCTCTGAGAGCAAAGGCTGCGAGAAGCGACAGTCTCGAAGCAGAGctcgaagcgaagaagcagctccTCGCTGCGGAAGCCGCCAAAGTCGGCGACCTCGAGGCGAAACTACGGGAGACcgaggcgagaaacgaggagtTGGAGCAGGTCGTGGCGAGGCTGAGAGAAGATCTCGCAGCCGCCGCGGGCAAAGCGAAGGACCAGGTATCCGCACCCTTGGAGTCGGGGAAAGACTCGACTGTGGCGAAGAGTGTGAAGAGCAAGCCGCTTTTGCCGCCTCCAGGAAAAGGCGCGAAAGCCTCTGCATCGGTTCCGCTTTCCACCGACGTCTCTGTGCTTCAAACGGAGGTCGCCACTTTACTCGCCGAGAACCAgcgcctcgccctcgcccTGCAAGAAGCAACTCTGCGGGaggctgcagctgccgcggGAGCTCCGGACCGcgcggcgccttcgcctggACATGTTGCCAAGAAGAGTCTGCCGCCGTCGAAGGCGACAAGCGCCTCGCCAGCGGAGCCCCTGGGAgcgaagacagcagagacgccgagctCTGCAGGCGCGCAGGGTCTCGCCTCCGGTCTGGCGAAGAAGTTCGCTGCGgcagagaagccgaaggcgaagggaaTGTTCGCCGCCCTTCGGAGGACGCTGTCTCGgtcgtcttcgcctgcgcagaaagcgtctccgcctccgtCTCCGCGGTCGGCCGGCGGAAGCAGCGACGAGGTGGCGAAGCTGAGGGCGCAGCTGGAGAAGATGCGTGAAGAACTCGCGCGCGCCCTTGAACAAAAGAACATCCTGAGCGGGCATGAGGCCACAGCAGGGGCGGCCGGAGCAGCTTTGGGGACTtcagggaaggcgaagactcCCGCCAAAGTCGggccgaagaaggcggcgccAGCTCTGGAGGCGAGCgcagagacggcgacgaaACAAATCGCGGAgctgaaaagagagaacgaggcgcTCCGCCAACGCATCGCGGAATTGGAAGCCTTCAAACCTTCCGAGCCTGGCGGCGAGAAAGCTGCACCTGCCGCGACGCAAGGCCCTCCGGCCCAAAAGGGTGCCGTTCCCCCGAAGATGGGCGTTGTTCccccgaagaaggcggcgcgcCTGCAGCCTGCCCAGACGCAGGGCGACTCGGAGAGGTCAACGAACctcggagaagcagaggaagtgAAGCGCTTGCGGTCTGAGGTCGACAGACTGCAGCTGGAGAAGGAGCGCCTGGAAGCGGAGCTCAAACAGGAGCGTCAGGAGCTCGTCGAATTGAAGCAAACAGTTCGGAGCCCGTCGGCGACTCTTGGAGGGTCCAAAAAGGTTTCGCCAGTGGGTGCGGCAAAACTCAAAGGCATGCCTCCGCCGAAGGCGAGTTCTCCGGCAGTCCCTGCGGCGTCGCACGCAGATGAGGAGATGCAGACGCTCCGCAGTGCCTTGAGCGAAGTGCAGAAGGAGCGCGACGAACTGAAGAAACGACTTGAGTCTCTCGAgagtgcagagaagcgagatgagacgaagaaggacgcaCCGCAGCCGGAAGCCGCAGGCAAAGCGGGCCctccgaagaaggcaggacCTTCGAAGAAACCCCCACTGGTGGGTGCGAAGAAAGCGGCGAGTCCGGCACCTCCCGCGGTGGACGCGGCGGTGTCAGAGGCTCCCGGCGCTGCAGAGGCTTCTCCGATCGCGGCGGTGGACCTGCAGGACATTGaggcgctgaagaaggaagtggaAGCCCTGAGGGCGCAGCTCGTGGCGTCTGAAGGCGCGAAGGCGGCTCTTgaggagaaactgaagacGGCGGAAGCTCCGAAATCAAAGGCCTCGCCTCCTGCCAAGGCGAAGCTGGCGCCAGTGCCGAAGAACGCCGGCGGGACAGATGCCCGTGTGGGATACACCGGAGTGGGTGACACCGGGGAAAAGCTCAGGGAGTTGGAGGTTGAGGTGAAGGAACtgagggcagagaaggctGCCTTGttggaagaaaacgcaaagcTGAAACGTGAGGGGAGCCAGGTAGTTCAGGGACAGCCTGCAAGTGAGGACCAAGGAAAGCCAGTCCccgggaagaaggcaggcCCGGTGGGAGGGAAGGTGCCTccgaaggcgacggcgaagGCTCCAGCTTCGGAAGCGCCGACAAGCGGTCACGAAgccacagagacgcagcggaAGCTGGAAGAGTTGGAGGTTGAGGTGAAGACGCTGAGGGCGGAGAACGAAGCGCTAGCGAAGGATCTCGCGAAATTGAAGAAGGAGCGCGAGGACGCACCgcagggagaggaagcgaaggctgGCGGGAAGACAGCGGTTCCGAAGAAGAGTCCACCGAAGCCCGGAGCCTTGCCAGCAAAGAAGGCAGCAGCTCCGGTCgcgaaagcagaggaggagcagaagccGGGGGGAAGTGTGGGGATGGACTCGAAGCTGGAAGAGAAGATCGCCGCCCTGGAGATGGAGAACCGGACACTGCGCGACGAGCTCGCAAGAGTCAAAGAACAAGTGAAGCAAAGCGCcaaggcgagggaggagacgcctcAAACGGCTGAGCCTTCGAGTGCAGGCAAAGCTGCGCCGCCTTTCGGGGTGGTGAAGGCGAAGGGTCCTCCCAAGAAAGCCTTGCCTGCGTCTGCGACGTCTATCTGTGCGACGACCGGGGAAGCTGAACAAAACGAGGCTCAGGCTCGGCTCGCGGCGCTCGAGGAGGAGACTCGCGAgctcagagagaaagcgaagcacCTGGAGGCAGAGCGCGATACACTCAAGAGGCAGGTGGACGAATTGAAGCAGGCAGAAGCCAAGCCCCGAGGCGGGGGACAGGAGCGGGAAGAACGTTCAGAGGAAGGCGATGCCCCAGCGAAGGCTGGAGCAAAGGGAGGCAAGCCGCCTCCGCCTAAGAAGAAGCCTGCGGTGCCAGCtccgaaggcgaaggaaggtgtggaagagaagggagaaggagagggaaaggaTGAGGTGAAGACAGAGGACATCACCAAGATGAAGGAAGAGATCGATCGTctgacgaaggagaaggaagagctgCAGGAAGAAGTAACAGCACTAAAGggagcagcggagaagagggaagagacggccgggggggagaaggcagaagagacacaggcgaTGAAGCAAGAAATCGAGCGTctcaagaaagagaacgcggagctgcagaagaagctggcAGACCTATCGGttgcgacggagaagcgggaAGAGGCTTCAGGGGAAGGCGATGCCCCAGCGAAGGCTGGAGCAAAGGGAGGCAAGCCGCCTCCGCCTAAGAAGAAGCCTGCGGTGCCAGCtccgaaggcgaaggaaggtgtggaagagaagggagaaggagagggaagggatGAGGTGAAGACAGAGGACATCAACAAGATGAAGGAGGAGATCGATCGTctgacgaaggagaaggaagagctgcagaaagaagTAACAGCACTAAAGggagcagcggagaagagggaagagacggccgggggggagaaggcagaagagacacaggcgatgaaacaagaaaacgagcgtctcaagaaagagaacgcggagctgcagaagaagctggcAGACCTATCGGttgcgacggagaagcgggaAGAGGCTTCAGGGGAAGGCGATGCCCCAGCGAAGGCTGGAGCAAAGGGAGGCAAGCCGCCTCCGCCTAAGAAGAAGCCTGCGGTGCCAGCtccgaaggcgaaggaaggtgtggaagagaagggagaaggagagggaaaggaTGAGGTGAAGACAGAGGACATCACCAAGATGAAGGAAGAGATCGATCTTctgacgaaggagaaggaagagctgcagaaagaagTAACAGCCATAAAGggagcagcggagaagagggaagagacggccgggggggagaaggcagaagagacacaggcgatgaaacaagaaaacgagcgtctcaagaaagagaacgcggagctgcagaagaagctggcAGACCTATCGGttgcgacggagaagcgggaAGAGGCTTCAGGGGAAGGCGATGCCCCAGCGAAGGCTGGAGCAAAGGGAGGCAAGCCGCCTCCGCCTAAGAAGAAGCCTGCGGTGCCAGCtccgaaggcgaaggaaggtgtggaggagaagggagaaggagagggaaaggaTGAGGTGAAGACAGAGGACATCAGCGTACAACTGGAAGAGCTGAGAAAGGAAAATGAGCATTTGAAGAGGTGTTTGGAGTCAGTGGCAAAGGACGGAGGGGCGCCGGCCTCTGGGGCGTCGCAAGAAATGAAGAGGCTGCAAGAGGAGCTCGAGGAACtaaagaaggagaaggagaagagcaaagcagaggagacaaatgCTGGAGGAGCTGGTGGAGCGGCAGACGTCGAGAAGCTGAAGGCTGTCGAAGCCGAGAACGAAAACCTCCGCAAGCAACTCAGCGAGCTTCAGAAGGCAAGTCCAACAGCGCCGGCGtctgaaaagaaggaagagaatgCCGATGCACcttcggagaagaaagaggatgACTCAAAGACTGTGGTGGCTCTCCAAGAGGAGATTCGCGTTttgaaggaagaaaagggatcCCTAGAGAAGCGGCTACAGGAAGCGACGTCAGCTTCGCCGCCAGCTGCTGTCAAATCGAAATCGGCGCCGCCGCCGAAGAAGGCCGGGGCAGCGCCGAAAGACGCCGAGGGTGCCGCGAAGGACGAGgcgggagacgcgaaggctTTGGAGGCGAAGGTAGCGGCGTtggagacggagaacaagaagctgAAGGCTCACATTGCTTCGCTGACACCCGCCGCTGCAGGGAAGGAAGGGATTTCTGTCCAGGAAGGccagaagctggagaagcggTCGTCGATTCTGAAGGTATTTGACGACGAGGACGGATTGGATCGCCAATGGAGCGTCGTCGTCCCTGCAGCTGGCGACTTGATTCCTGTGGCAAAGTACGAGTCGGCGAAGGCCAAGTACGAAAAGCTTCTGGATGCGTATCGCCGACAGAAAGGGAAGATTGCTTCGTTTGAGGCAGACGCTTCACAGTACGCGGAAGAGCGCGAGACGCTGCAGACGCAGGTGACAGACTTGCAGGGGGAACTGCGGAGGACGCGAGCGGAGCTCGGGGTGTTTCAagaactcgagaagaaacaagaagaggagcagaagaaaaacgaagaggctGAAGCACAGGCGGCCGGCAgcatcttctccttctggGGAGGAGGCGCGGAGGCGGAACCTGCCGAGGCGGCGcccgcggagaagacgaacgaagcTGAAGGCCAGGTGAAGCTCCTCAAAGTGAAGGTGAAGAAtctgcaggaagagaaacaaatgcTCGAAAGCAAATTGGAGAAGATGCAAAGCAAACTGGAGGCAGCGCGTAGTGGCGCCGGCAGCATGGCAACGATCCCTACGATAGAAGATTTGAAGCGGAGTTCaggaggcggcgaggagaagagcgaggctgGAGGCGAGTCCAGTTCAGAGGTCACGAAGAAGATTGCAACGCTGCAGAAAGAACTGGAGGAAGGACGCGTCCGTGAGCAGAAACTTCAGGAGGAGGTGACGAAGCTGAAGAAAGTCCTTGAGGGTCTGGAGAAGGGGACGAAGAGCGAACAGGGCGAGAAGCCAGAGCAGACGCAGGAGGAGACGGGCAGAGAGGTCCAGAAGCGCCTCgaagaggtggagaaggaacgcgaCGAACTGAAGGTCAAGCTGagtgagaaggaagaagaaatcaaAAAGCTCAAGGGTgaaacggagacactcgaaaaagacaaaagcgACCTTCTGAAGAAGGTAGCAGCCTTGGAAGAGGAAATGAAAGGCCTCAGAGAGCAGGCTGCGACCGAGAGCGCCAAGGCTTCGGTCGCGGAGGCGGAGCCATCCCAGAAGGAGcacgaggaaaaggagaagaaggaaaaggcgaagaaggaaaagaaagaaaaggaggggaAGGACAAGCaggaacaagaggagaagaagaaggaacaggaggaGGAGCAAGCCAAGCAGGCAaaggaagagcaagaaaagaaggagaaggaggaaaaggagaggaagaagaaggagaagaaggagcaagcaaagagggagaaagaggaacaggagaaaaaggagaaggaagaacgagagaaaaaggagaaagaggaacaggagaagaaggagaaggaggaacgagagaaaaaggagaaagaggaacaggagaaaaaggagaaggaggaacgagagaaaaaggagaaagaggaacaggagaaaaaggagaaggaagaacgagagaagaaagaagcagaagagaaggaagcagccCAGGCAGAGGAACCGGCACCTGACCAAGGTGGAGGAATGTTCTCTTGGTTTGGAGGcggagcagcagctgcaccCGAACAGTCGGAGACTGAACCTCCgtccgaagaagaaaaagaagaaggtggTGGGTTCCTCTCTGCATTCGGTTTCGGGGCGCCTGCCCCTCccgaaaaggaggaagaaccttccattcttcgtctctcgactGCGCCGCAAGAAGGCCAGGAAGACGCGCCAaaggccgcagacgcgaCGAGCGACGCCTCCTCAGAAGATGAAGCCGAAGCAGGGATCGCGTCGTCCATTGCTGGATACTTCTGGGGCTTCTGA
- a CDS encoding hypothetical protein (encoded by transcript TGME49_252890) — protein sequence MPVLSGFCPAFNQQLVSPPFSQFPYPDLFPAFLSATMASPTPPPSSAVSPSVPANSSSASPSASSSLSVSSASSSSPFPPLEDPQLLRMLSEPQSTPATGVLSTGASGKKQQSLLSEEAAEALRAAICAAVKLRPANPAQFVSAMLFNKSGFSRE from the exons ATGCCTGTCCTCTCGGGGTTCTGTCCGGCGTTCAACCAACAGCTCGTTTCCCCACCTTTTTCTCAGTTTCCGTATCCTGACCTCTTCCCCGCCTTCCTGTCAGCGACTATGGCAAGCCCGACGCCCCCCCCTTCttccgccgtctctccttctgttcccGCCaactcttcgtctgcctctccatctgcctcttcgtctctgtccgtGTCTTccgcatcttcttcctctccgtttccgcCTCTCGAAGATCCACAACTGTTGAGGATGCTTTCCGAACCGCAGTCGACCCCGGCGACCGGCGTTCTCTCCACAGGAGCATCGGGAAAAAAACAGCAGAGTCTCTTGAGTGAAGAGGCCGCTGAAGCGCTGAGAGCAGCCATCTGTGCGGCGGTCAAGCTGAGGCCGGCAAATCCCGCCCAGTTTGTCTCAG CCATGCTGTTCAACAAGAGTGGCTTTTCGCGGGAGTAA
- a CDS encoding hypothetical protein (encoded by transcript TGME49_252990) has translation MEASIVSDPGASETASPAPGSLLSLPGGRLPSASLPSPRHRPVLPASPARAASPSSVLVYDAATGLLQRCPGRTRGASVPSLSRRRDSDSRLHTSRGVSVSMVAPDAQKVSRVVSAAPSAVNSPRRRATDDIAGGRYPTLAEDGTKYRLTVAGHPIHPVQGAESVASPPLPPSDLLASPTPLLSGSPSRLASTESTSSPLGHPGSFPVMKGQRPLEKAQGVGGDGFLRDAPRFPPPLLQPSQRYSLPQQENGSTFACPYCRRTIPLPVLQHYVSSHPQLCCPGRTKATSSQAVGGRREESFPPFPPGGPSRATRPSPTCLWRTGSPNDLIEAFKRRQGKVWGPVPPSFFTSPYNTQYWFFV, from the exons ATGGAGGCGAGCATTGTGTCAGATCCTGGAGCCTCTGAGACTGCCTCGCCAGCCCCAGggtcgctgctttctctccctggTGGGCGCctcccttctgcttcgcttccaTCGCCGCGGCACCGGCCGGTGCTCCCGGCGTCTCCGGCGCGcgctgcctcgccttcctccgtTCTGGTGTACGATGCCGCGACAGGTCTTCTCCAGAGATGTCCTGGCCGAACGAGAGGGGCGTCTGTGCCGTCTCTGTcaaggcgcagagacagcgactcgcgtctccacacttcccgcggcgtctctgtctccatggTTGCTCCCGACGCCCAGAAGGTCTCCCGCGTCGTGTCTGCTGCTCCCAGCGCCGTCAATTCTCCCCGACGACGCGCGACCGATGACATCGCTGGAGGCAGGTATCCGACGCTTGCTGAAGACGGCACCAAATACCGCCTGACCGTG GCTGGCCACCCCATTCATCCCGTTCAAGGCGCCGAAagcgtcgcctctccacctcttcCTCCATCAGATCTCTTGGCGTCTCCgactcctcttctttctgggTCTCCCTCGCGGCTTGCCAGCACTGAAAGTACGTCGAGTCCTCTGGGCCACCCAGGCTCTTTTCCGGTGATGAAAGGGCAGCGGCCTCTGGAGAAAGCGCAGGGTGTAGGCGGCGACGGATTCTTGCGCGACGCGCCTCGCTttccgccgcctctcctGCAGCCCAGCCAGAGGTACTCTTTGCCTCAGCAGGAGAACGGATCGACTTTTGCCTGTCCGTACTGCAGACGAACGATTCCTCTTCCAGTCCTTCAACACTACGTTAGCAGCCATCCCCAGCTGTGCTGTCCAG GGCGTACAAAGGCGACCTCCTCTCAGGCTgtgggaggaagaagagaggaatcttttcctccttttcctccagGAGGTCCCAGTAGGGCGACCCGCCCGAGTCCGACGTGCCTGTGGCGGACGGGGTCGCCGAATGACCTCATCGAGGCAttcaaaaggagacaggggaaagTGTGGGGTCCTGTCCCTCCGTCGTTTTTCACTTCTCCCTACAACACTCAGTACTGGTTTTTCGTTTGA